A stretch of the Gossypium hirsutum isolate 1008001.06 chromosome D07, Gossypium_hirsutum_v2.1, whole genome shotgun sequence genome encodes the following:
- the LOC107955032 gene encoding uncharacterized protein, translated as MWRMLVVLRRNLQNIKKTHRVADENMVNNNNNGGEMPIFINRRRSHGSWNGFSVICSVVRAPLSLVSCLSQPHVNGTDGVWVSSHEFAQISEMNHLMVSDSMRYAILM; from the coding sequence ATGTGGCGTATGCTGGTGGTTTTGCGACGGAATCTTCAAAACATCAAGAAAACTCACCGGGTAGCCGATGAGAACATggttaataacaataataacggAGGCGAGATGCCGATTTTCATTAACAGAAGGAGATCTCATGGATCGTGGAATGGTTTTTCTGTGATTTGCAGCGTTGTTAGAGCTCCTCTTTCCTTAGTTTCTTGCTTGTCTCAACCCCATGTTAATGGAACTGATGGTGTGTGGGTGTCGAGTCATGAGTTTGCTCAAATTTCAGAGATGAATCATTTGATGGTAAGTGACAGCATGCGTTATGCAATCTTGATGTAA